From Catenulispora sp. GP43, one genomic window encodes:
- a CDS encoding helix-turn-helix domain-containing protein, whose translation MDSLKLLAHPVRLRIIHALRGGRVLTAGALGDRVGDVSRATVYRHLDLLTEAGVLEVAEERRVRGAAERHYRLHSGRAGLDPERLAALTKDDHRVGFAAATAALQAEFAAYLEDQDSDPTADLVGYRQHAVWLSREELQTLIEALRAAILPVLENEATAERAQYLLSPILFPIDRS comes from the coding sequence ATGGACTCGCTGAAGCTGCTGGCTCACCCGGTCCGTCTGCGCATCATCCACGCGCTGCGCGGCGGCCGCGTGCTGACCGCCGGCGCGTTGGGCGACCGCGTCGGCGACGTCTCCAGGGCCACGGTGTACCGGCACCTGGACCTGCTGACCGAGGCCGGGGTGCTGGAGGTCGCCGAGGAGCGGCGGGTGCGCGGCGCGGCGGAGCGCCACTACCGCCTGCACAGCGGGCGCGCGGGCCTGGACCCCGAGCGGCTCGCCGCGCTGACCAAGGACGACCACCGGGTGGGCTTCGCCGCGGCGACCGCCGCGCTGCAGGCCGAGTTCGCGGCGTACCTCGAGGATCAGGACTCTGATCCGACGGCCGATCTGGTCGGCTACCGGCAGCACGCGGTCTGGCTCAGCCGCGAGGAGCTCCAGACGCTGATCGAGGCACTGCGCGCGGCGATCCTGCCGGTGCTGGAGAACGAGGCGACGGCGGAACGGGCTCAATACCTGTTGAGCCCCATTCTCTTCCCTATCGACCGGTCCTGA
- a CDS encoding cytochrome P450 produces the protein MTLADSSTEVLAVPAERGACPFDPPPAYDRAREHDPVAPVRLFDGTTAWMLTRHQDVRAVLQDRRFSADATKAGFPFLSPGRRELATGSPTFIRMDDPEHARLRRMLTSDFIIKRVEEMRPQVRAIAVELLDAMTRGRDHADLVTEFALPLPSLVICLLLGVPYEDHAYFQKCSSTLLNANSSADQVHQAREDLNAYIKQLAESKRAGGDEDIIGRLMRREDLSPDEVATMGTLLLVAGHETTANMTSLSILTLLRDPEQMARLREDNSLIRGAVEELLRYLSIVHTGLPRVATEDVEVNGRTIRAGDGVLLMINTANRDSEAFPGADALDVGRDARRHLAFGFGVHQCLGQPLARAELQIALDVLLNGLPNLRLAVPFEQIPFRHDMLIYGVHRLPIAW, from the coding sequence ATGACTCTCGCGGACTCCTCGACCGAAGTCCTCGCCGTCCCCGCCGAACGCGGAGCCTGTCCGTTCGACCCGCCGCCCGCCTACGACCGAGCCCGCGAACACGACCCCGTCGCCCCGGTGAGGCTGTTCGACGGCACCACCGCGTGGATGCTCACCCGGCACCAGGACGTCCGGGCCGTGCTGCAGGACCGCCGGTTCAGCGCCGACGCCACCAAGGCCGGATTCCCGTTCCTGAGCCCGGGGCGCCGCGAGCTGGCCACCGGCAGCCCCACCTTCATCAGGATGGACGATCCCGAGCACGCCCGGCTGCGGCGCATGCTCACCTCGGACTTCATCATCAAACGGGTGGAGGAGATGCGGCCGCAGGTGCGGGCGATCGCGGTGGAGCTGCTGGACGCGATGACCCGCGGCCGCGACCACGCCGACCTGGTCACCGAGTTCGCGCTCCCGCTGCCCTCGTTGGTGATCTGCCTGCTGCTGGGCGTCCCGTACGAGGACCACGCCTACTTCCAGAAGTGCAGCAGCACCCTGCTGAACGCCAACTCCAGCGCCGACCAGGTCCACCAGGCCCGCGAGGACCTGAACGCGTACATCAAGCAGCTGGCCGAGTCCAAGCGGGCCGGCGGCGACGAGGACATCATCGGCCGCCTGATGCGCCGCGAGGACCTCTCCCCGGACGAGGTCGCGACGATGGGCACGCTGCTGCTGGTGGCCGGGCACGAGACGACCGCCAACATGACGTCCCTGTCGATCCTGACGCTGCTGCGCGACCCGGAGCAGATGGCGCGGCTGCGCGAGGACAACAGCCTGATCCGCGGCGCGGTCGAGGAACTCCTGCGCTACCTGTCGATCGTGCACACCGGACTGCCCCGGGTCGCGACCGAGGACGTCGAGGTGAACGGCCGCACCATCCGGGCCGGCGACGGCGTGCTGCTGATGATCAACACGGCCAACCGCGACTCCGAGGCGTTCCCCGGCGCCGACGCCCTGGACGTCGGCCGGGACGCCCGGCGGCACCTGGCCTTCGGCTTCGGCGTGCACCAGTGCCTGGGCCAGCCGCTGGCCCGGGCCGAACTGCAGATCGCGCTGGACGTGCTGCTCAACGGACTGCCGAACCTGCGGCTGGCCGTGCCCTTCGAGCAGATCCCCTTCCGCCACGACATGCTGATCTACGGCGTGCACCGCCTGCCGATCGCATGGTGA
- a CDS encoding ferredoxin — protein sequence MRVQADRTKCMGAGMCALNAPEVFDQDEEEGLVVVLDAEPPAQRRFAVRDAAQLCPASAISLVEDEG from the coding sequence ATGCGGGTCCAGGCCGACCGGACCAAGTGCATGGGCGCCGGGATGTGCGCGCTGAACGCGCCGGAGGTGTTCGACCAGGACGAGGAAGAGGGCCTGGTCGTGGTGCTCGACGCCGAGCCGCCCGCGCAGCGGCGGTTCGCGGTGCGCGACGCGGCGCAGCTGTGCCCCGCCTCCGCGATCAGCCTGGTGGAAGACGAGGGCTGA
- a CDS encoding serine protease → MLKRTAAMFAAAAVTITAALTLTAGTASAGTATAGPATAPRPAAVHVTLASTIALDDCSASLVRYPNSQAGDQALMLTAGHCFEGGMPSAGQVLQNVPSSRSGTLLDGSGGELGTVQADKLLYATMTNTDISVYELTDTFATLQSEYGVTPLTISAGHPVSGDTIAIPSAYWDRTWSCTLNGFAATVEEDQWTWHDSLRYGRTGCAVIGGSSGSPDVDTSTGQVVGVNNTINENGQKCTLDNPCEVGANGTITYRRGQGYGQETYWITTCLNASRAIDLTVSGCLLPRP, encoded by the coding sequence ATGCTCAAGCGAACCGCGGCGATGTTCGCCGCGGCGGCCGTGACCATCACGGCCGCCCTCACCCTGACCGCCGGTACGGCGTCCGCCGGCACGGCGACGGCCGGCCCGGCCACCGCGCCCCGCCCGGCGGCCGTCCACGTCACGCTGGCGAGCACCATCGCGCTGGACGACTGCTCGGCCTCGCTCGTGCGCTACCCGAACTCGCAGGCCGGCGACCAGGCCCTGATGCTCACCGCGGGGCACTGCTTCGAGGGCGGCATGCCGTCGGCCGGCCAGGTCCTGCAGAACGTGCCCAGCAGCCGCTCCGGCACGCTGCTCGACGGGTCCGGCGGCGAGCTCGGCACCGTGCAGGCCGACAAGCTGCTGTACGCGACGATGACCAACACCGACATCTCCGTGTACGAGCTCACCGACACGTTCGCCACGCTGCAGAGCGAGTACGGCGTCACGCCGCTCACCATCTCGGCGGGCCACCCGGTCAGCGGCGACACCATCGCCATACCCTCGGCCTACTGGGACCGGACGTGGAGCTGCACCCTGAACGGGTTCGCCGCCACGGTCGAGGAGGACCAGTGGACCTGGCACGACTCGCTGCGCTATGGCCGGACCGGGTGCGCCGTCATCGGCGGCAGCTCCGGCTCCCCGGACGTGGACACCAGCACCGGCCAGGTCGTCGGGGTGAACAACACCATCAACGAGAACGGCCAGAAGTGCACGCTGGACAACCCGTGCGAGGTCGGCGCCAACGGCACCATCACCTACCGGCGCGGGCAGGGCTACGGGCAGGAGACGTACTGGATCACCACCTGCCTGAACGCCTCGAGGGCGATCGACCTGACCGTGTCGGGGTGCCTGCTTCCGAGGCCGTGA
- a CDS encoding RNA polymerase-binding protein RbpA, translating to MSRSSGIRGSRIGAGPMGESDRGNSVERVVVTFWCADGHSTPAVFAAEAVVPETWECQTCGQPAGLDRENPPPAATAAPFKTHLAYVRERRSDADGEKLLAEALAKLRQGR from the coding sequence ATGTCCCGCAGCAGTGGAATCCGTGGAAGCAGGATCGGCGCGGGCCCGATGGGCGAGTCCGATCGTGGTAATTCTGTCGAGCGCGTCGTGGTGACCTTCTGGTGCGCCGACGGCCACTCGACCCCGGCAGTGTTCGCCGCCGAGGCGGTCGTGCCGGAGACCTGGGAGTGCCAGACGTGCGGCCAGCCCGCCGGGCTGGACCGCGAGAACCCGCCGCCGGCGGCGACGGCGGCTCCGTTCAAGACCCATCTGGCCTACGTCCGTGAGCGGCGCAGCGATGCCGACGGCGAGAAGCTGCTCGCCGAGGCGCTGGCCAAGCTTCGGCAGGGGCGCTGA
- a CDS encoding cold-shock protein has translation MATGKVKWFNGEKGFGFIEQDGGGPDVFVHFSAISGSGYRNLEENQAVEFNVTQGPKGPQAEDVRGL, from the coding sequence ATGGCAACCGGCAAAGTCAAGTGGTTCAACGGCGAGAAGGGCTTCGGCTTCATCGAGCAGGATGGTGGAGGCCCGGACGTCTTCGTCCACTTCTCCGCGATCAGCGGCAGCGGCTACCGCAACCTGGAGGAGAACCAGGCTGTGGAGTTCAACGTGACCCAGGGTCCCAAGGGCCCGCAGGCTGAGGACGTCCGCGGCCTGTAA